A stretch of Petrotoga olearia DSM 13574 DNA encodes these proteins:
- a CDS encoding thiamine diphosphokinase: MGGEQTIVYIISGAEQRSSLEFYKKMIQKATLTIACDAGIKIFKKLNLPPNYLIGDFDSASIQDLQWAKNNGTEILSYSKEKDEIDTELALIFLKETSHKNVVLSGVLGNRIDQEIASIFLLAEYIDLNPVILEEDVKIGIVDKRVEEEAQIGESWSILRIGEPVIGLTLKGFKYPLNKKDIFDFKSLGISNEAIENKIEISVEGGMVVYIRWINKKW; the protein is encoded by the coding sequence TTGGGAGGCGAGCAAACTATAGTTTATATAATATCTGGAGCAGAGCAAAGAAGCTCTTTGGAATTTTATAAGAAAATGATACAAAAGGCAACCTTGACAATCGCATGTGATGCTGGAATCAAAATCTTTAAAAAATTAAACTTACCACCAAACTACTTAATAGGAGATTTCGATTCTGCTTCTATACAGGACCTCCAGTGGGCAAAAAACAACGGCACTGAAATATTGAGTTATTCTAAAGAAAAAGATGAGATCGACACTGAATTGGCTTTAATATTTTTGAAAGAAACTAGCCATAAGAACGTTGTTTTATCAGGGGTTTTAGGTAATCGCATTGATCAAGAAATAGCCAGTATCTTCCTCCTTGCCGAGTATATAGATCTAAATCCTGTTATTCTTGAAGAAGACGTTAAAATTGGTATAGTAGATAAAAGAGTAGAAGAAGAAGCTCAAATCGGTGAAAGTTGGTCCATTTTGAGAATAGGAGAACCTGTTATAGGACTTACTCTTAAAGGCTTTAAATATCCATTGAACAAAAAAGATATCTTTGATTTCAAATCCTTAGGCATCAGTAACGAAGCTATAGAAAATAAAATAGAAATATCCGTTGAAGGTGGAATGGTCGTTTATATCAGATGGATTAACAAAAAGTGGTAA
- the yihA gene encoding ribosome biogenesis GTP-binding protein YihA/YsxC has product MKVYNAQLIKTVYDIEDLPPADKKEIAFAGRSNVGKSSFLNAVLGIKIAKVSSTPGKTRSINYYLVNNKYYFVDLPGYGFANVSKQEKERWNILMNEYFKNRFSLNAVSLLIDHRHMPQKLDYTMVEWLKDLGIPFFFILTKSDKLKKSEKAKLFGEIKNSFSSYGEYIYLPFSSKTKEGLKEVSKTIGDILGEDD; this is encoded by the coding sequence TTGAAAGTATACAACGCTCAATTAATAAAAACCGTTTACGACATTGAAGATCTCCCACCAGCCGATAAAAAAGAAATAGCCTTTGCCGGAAGGTCCAATGTTGGAAAATCAAGCTTTTTGAATGCCGTTTTAGGCATAAAAATAGCAAAAGTTAGTTCTACCCCAGGAAAAACCAGATCCATCAATTACTATTTGGTGAATAACAAATATTATTTCGTTGATCTACCTGGGTATGGTTTTGCGAATGTTTCAAAACAAGAAAAAGAAAGATGGAACATATTAATGAATGAATACTTTAAAAATAGATTTTCTTTAAATGCCGTTTCTTTGCTTATTGATCATAGACATATGCCTCAAAAACTCGATTATACTATGGTCGAATGGCTAAAAGATCTAGGAATACCTTTTTTCTTTATTTTAACAAAATCGGATAAATTAAAGAAATCTGAAAAAGCTAAACTTTTTGGAGAAATAAAAAATAGTTTTTCATCTTATGGTGAATATATATATTTACCTTTCTCTTCAAAAACTAAAGAAGGTTTGAAAGAGGTTTCGAAAACTATTGGCGATATATTAGGTGAAGATGATTAG
- a CDS encoding YggS family pyridoxal phosphate-dependent enzyme, translating to MNNFLIENYHTLINEIQEVAEKSGRDTNSIKLVAVSKNFPSEYIKTLYNEDHNDFGENRAQELREKYEELKNFDIVWHFIGRIQTNKIKYIVPIAEYIHSVWRMKEIEEIQKRAEEINKTQKVLLEINISGERSKAGLIPNQVDAFLQDAISFKNIKIIGLMTMAPYTDNANVIRNVFRSLRELRDNLNKKYPSIKELSMGMTNDYKIAIEEGATLLRIGTRIFGNRYL from the coding sequence ATGAATAATTTTCTAATAGAAAATTATCACACCTTGATAAATGAGATACAAGAAGTTGCGGAAAAATCAGGTAGAGATACGAACTCTATAAAATTGGTTGCTGTTTCAAAGAATTTTCCAAGTGAATACATAAAAACATTATACAACGAAGACCACAATGATTTTGGAGAAAATCGTGCTCAGGAATTAAGGGAAAAATATGAAGAGCTAAAAAACTTTGACATTGTATGGCATTTTATAGGCAGGATACAAACCAATAAAATAAAATACATCGTCCCTATCGCAGAATACATACATTCAGTTTGGAGAATGAAAGAAATAGAGGAAATTCAAAAAAGAGCTGAAGAAATAAATAAGACACAAAAAGTACTTTTAGAAATTAACATATCTGGCGAAAGATCCAAAGCTGGACTCATTCCAAACCAAGTAGATGCTTTTTTACAAGATGCAATATCTTTTAAAAATATTAAAATAATCGGTTTAATGACGATGGCTCCTTACACTGACAACGCAAATGTTATAAGAAACGTCTTTCGAAGCTTAAGGGAACTTAGAGACAACCTAAATAAAAAATACCCTTCAATAAAGGAACTATCTATGGGGATGACTAACGATTACAAAATAGCTATAGAAGAAGGAGCAACTCTTTTAAGAATAGGAACACGAATCTTTGGTAACCGT
- a CDS encoding ATPase, producing MSFERTVLIPGEVSYSNISQILNSSILLEIISELIEDAQETHNALYPFFRLFLVDKSKQNVHERYDLEQIRQLLLALSINSLDHLDESSYFSFPKLSSYRETLALFVEDIFNLWRSKHRFMKKSDPFSYNSRTRIHKQISLVKNNSDLKSLVLGLYRQILVNISARRVKVLRQLPGGAQAEFIVDQPKFQAETKIPNADFLYNLEYVWSVVLEPPVIFYTNSNKRRGIFKVVDRPILNKIHLDNPQDWLVFPIYVNNKLIFVAVYKEYFALATGLANLFEFADFESLEYRRPDGIYFFGMNKSFFENEDDYNGIIYKEDDGTYVGLVGDDPSIDYFGYMKKMILTIHNLIVIDEDRLPVHGALAEIKLRDGKSFNVMIMGDSGAGKSETLDALNRIRKQVSEVNIVIDDMGSLDILEDGTVVAYGTETGAFVRLDDLQPGYAYSAMDRSIFMNPNITNARVIVPYSNYEDIIKPTKIDYFFYANNYEKIDENKLPIEFFDDVDKALDVFSKGARMAKGTTAEKGLTYSYFANPFGAIQRRAKHEKIARRYMKTLINSNVKVGILRTQLGVEGYEEEGPLIAAQELLKFLKGGKNV from the coding sequence ATGAGTTTTGAAAGAACGGTATTGATACCGGGGGAGGTATCTTATAGTAACATATCTCAAATACTAAATTCAAGCATTCTTCTAGAAATAATCTCAGAATTAATTGAAGATGCCCAAGAAACACACAATGCTTTGTATCCTTTTTTTCGATTATTTCTTGTGGATAAGAGCAAACAAAATGTTCATGAAAGATACGATTTAGAACAAATTCGGCAACTACTCTTAGCTTTATCTATAAACAGCTTAGACCATTTAGATGAATCTTCTTACTTTAGTTTCCCAAAATTGTCTTCATACAGAGAAACCTTAGCACTCTTTGTTGAAGATATCTTTAACCTATGGCGTTCAAAACACAGATTTATGAAAAAATCTGACCCCTTCAGTTACAACTCAAGGACAAGGATTCACAAACAAATATCTTTAGTTAAAAACAACTCAGATTTAAAAAGCTTAGTCTTGGGATTATATAGACAAATCCTTGTCAATATTTCCGCCAGAAGGGTGAAAGTGCTGAGGCAACTTCCCGGTGGAGCTCAAGCAGAATTTATAGTTGATCAACCTAAATTTCAAGCAGAAACTAAAATACCCAATGCTGATTTTTTATACAACTTGGAATATGTGTGGAGTGTGGTATTAGAACCACCCGTTATCTTTTATACAAACTCAAATAAAAGAAGAGGAATTTTCAAAGTTGTTGATCGGCCGATATTAAATAAAATTCATTTAGATAATCCTCAAGACTGGCTGGTGTTCCCCATCTATGTTAATAACAAATTAATATTTGTTGCTGTTTACAAAGAATACTTTGCATTGGCAACAGGTTTAGCAAATCTGTTCGAGTTTGCAGATTTTGAAAGTTTAGAATACAGAAGACCTGATGGTATATACTTCTTCGGTATGAATAAAAGCTTTTTTGAGAATGAAGACGATTACAACGGCATTATCTATAAAGAAGATGATGGAACTTACGTAGGACTTGTTGGAGATGATCCTTCTATAGATTACTTTGGTTATATGAAGAAAATGATATTGACAATTCACAACTTAATAGTTATAGACGAAGACAGGCTGCCAGTCCATGGGGCATTAGCGGAAATAAAGTTAAGAGATGGAAAAAGTTTCAACGTAATGATTATGGGAGATAGTGGCGCTGGTAAATCTGAAACATTAGACGCCTTAAATAGAATCAGAAAACAAGTATCCGAAGTAAATATAGTGATAGATGACATGGGATCATTAGATATTCTAGAAGATGGAACAGTAGTTGCATATGGGACAGAAACCGGAGCATTCGTCAGACTCGACGATTTACAACCGGGTTATGCTTACTCAGCTATGGACAGAAGCATCTTTATGAATCCAAATATAACCAACGCCAGAGTTATTGTTCCATACTCCAATTACGAAGACATTATTAAACCTACTAAAATTGATTATTTCTTTTACGCCAACAACTATGAAAAAATTGACGAAAACAAACTACCAATTGAATTCTTTGACGATGTAGATAAGGCATTAGATGTATTCTCCAAAGGTGCGAGGATGGCAAAAGGTACAACTGCAGAAAAAGGTTTAACCTACAGTTACTTTGCAAATCCATTTGGTGCAATTCAAAGAAGAGCAAAACATGAAAAAATCGCTAGAAGATATATGAAAACGCTAATAAATAGTAACGTAAAAGTTGGAATACTACGAACACAACTCGGTGTAGAAGGTTATGAGGAGGAAGGTCCCTTAATAGCTGCCCAAGAACTTTTGAAATTTCTGAAAGGAGGAAAAAATGTCTGA
- a CDS encoding metallophosphoesterase — protein MWLILSDSHDNMDKLKKIPDLIQEYNIDTIFHCGDFVSPFTLPYLILDDIDFYGAFGNNDGEKLLLYEKSNKKIKNGPITIEKDGKKIFLMHEPYSLLAAENSGIYDYIFFGHTHEIVSRKTGNSVVLNPGEFSGWLTGKATYGIIDPNEAKVEIKEL, from the coding sequence ATGTGGTTAATATTATCTGACTCTCACGACAACATGGATAAACTTAAAAAGATCCCAGATTTAATTCAAGAATACAATATCGATACTATCTTCCATTGTGGAGACTTTGTTTCTCCGTTTACTTTACCGTATCTAATCTTGGATGACATCGACTTTTATGGTGCCTTTGGTAACAATGACGGAGAAAAGTTATTACTTTATGAAAAATCTAATAAAAAGATAAAAAACGGACCAATCACCATAGAAAAAGATGGTAAAAAGATATTCCTCATGCACGAACCTTATTCTTTACTCGCCGCTGAAAATTCAGGGATTTATGATTACATCTTTTTTGGTCACACTCATGAAATAGTAAGTAGAAAAACCGGTAACTCCGTTGTACTAAACCCAGGAGAATTTTCTGGATGGCTGACAGGGAAGGCAACTTATGGTATAATAGACCCTAACGAAGCAAAAGTTGAAATCAAAGAACTTTAG
- the ruvB gene encoding Holliday junction branch migration DNA helicase RuvB, whose product MIEKENTNQKRLLDPSFIGEDTGSKKLRPNYLNEFIGQENIKKKLKVAIEAAKIRKEAMDHVILAGPPGLGKTTLAYVISNELGANLQITSGPVIEKAGDLAAILTNLENGDVLFIDEIHRLNRTVEEILYSAMEDFQLDIVIGKGPSARSIRIDLQPFTLVGATTRLGLIAPPLRSRFGIILEVDFYSSKDLNLIIKRSADILNIKIKDDASLILAQRSRGTPRIANRLLRRARDYVQVSGKNLIETEDVNNTMKLLEMDEDGLDKMDRKILKTIIENYEGGPVGINALASSIGIEPDSISEVYEPFLLQSGFIIRTPRGRVATEKAYQKLNYTHKPSNQNISLWSELNE is encoded by the coding sequence ATGATCGAAAAAGAAAATACAAACCAAAAGAGGTTACTGGATCCTTCTTTTATTGGAGAGGATACAGGATCAAAGAAATTAAGGCCAAATTATTTGAATGAATTTATTGGCCAAGAAAACATAAAAAAGAAGCTAAAAGTCGCAATCGAAGCGGCTAAAATAAGAAAGGAAGCGATGGACCATGTAATTTTAGCAGGTCCACCCGGTTTAGGTAAAACAACTCTAGCTTATGTAATTTCAAACGAGCTAGGGGCTAATTTACAAATTACAAGCGGTCCTGTTATCGAAAAAGCAGGAGATCTCGCTGCCATTTTAACCAACTTAGAAAATGGTGACGTACTATTCATAGACGAAATTCACAGACTGAACAGAACCGTTGAAGAAATCTTGTACTCAGCTATGGAGGATTTTCAACTTGACATTGTTATAGGGAAAGGGCCTTCCGCACGTTCTATAAGAATTGACTTACAACCTTTTACGTTGGTAGGAGCCACTACGAGATTAGGGCTCATCGCTCCTCCTTTGAGAAGTAGATTTGGGATAATTTTGGAAGTTGATTTCTATTCATCAAAAGATCTCAACTTAATCATAAAAAGAAGTGCAGACATACTAAATATAAAGATAAAAGATGATGCCTCCCTTATTTTAGCCCAAAGATCCAGAGGAACTCCCAGAATCGCCAACAGACTCTTGAGAAGAGCTAGGGATTATGTCCAAGTTTCTGGGAAAAACCTCATAGAAACAGAAGACGTGAACAACACAATGAAATTATTAGAAATGGATGAAGATGGACTTGATAAAATGGATCGAAAAATTCTTAAAACTATAATAGAAAACTATGAAGGTGGCCCGGTAGGTATAAATGCTCTAGCTTCTTCGATTGGAATAGAGCCCGATTCAATTAGCGAGGTCTACGAACCATTTCTATTACAATCAGGTTTCATTATCAGAACCCCTCGTGGAAGGGTAGCAACTGAAAAAGCTTATCAAAAATTGAATTACACCCATAAACCTTCCAATCAAAATATTAGTTTGTGGAGTGAACTTAATGAATAA
- the asnS gene encoding asparagine--tRNA ligase — protein MDPKWVYIKDFKKHIDQTVEFRGWVWNKRSSGKIAFLQLRDGTGFIQGIAEKKNFDAETFENIRKIKMESSVILQGTIKKDERSPENVELHITSFKKVQEPLEDYPISKKDHGIDFLMENRHLWIRSRRQFHILKIRNEILKAIRDFYNKNDFTLIDTPIFTGSIGESAGNTFKLDYFDYGEVYLAQTGQLYLEAAAMSFGKVYNLGPTFRSEKSKTRRHLIEFWMNEAEVAFYQHEDNIKLQESLVSFIIQRVLENTSDDLKEIGRDTNKLQKIQPPFERMTYTQAIGFLKKKGFQIEWGEDFGADEESALASQFEKPLFVEKYPRKVKAFYMQPDENNPDVVLCDDLLAPEGYGEIIGASERIWEESILIDRLKEFNLPLDQYQWYIDLRKFGSVPHSGFGLGIERTVAWICGLEHIREAIPFARTLYRVYP, from the coding sequence ATGGATCCAAAATGGGTATATATAAAAGACTTCAAAAAACACATCGATCAAACAGTTGAATTTCGGGGATGGGTATGGAACAAAAGAAGTAGCGGCAAAATAGCTTTCTTACAGTTAAGGGATGGAACAGGTTTCATTCAAGGAATAGCCGAAAAGAAAAATTTTGATGCTGAAACTTTTGAAAACATCAGAAAAATAAAAATGGAAAGTAGCGTAATTTTGCAAGGAACCATAAAAAAAGACGAAAGATCTCCTGAAAACGTTGAATTACACATAACTTCCTTCAAAAAAGTACAAGAACCCCTTGAAGATTATCCTATTTCTAAAAAAGACCACGGAATAGACTTTTTAATGGAAAACAGACATCTATGGATAAGATCCAGAAGACAGTTTCATATCTTAAAAATTAGAAACGAAATTTTAAAGGCAATAAGAGATTTTTATAATAAAAATGATTTTACTCTGATTGACACTCCCATATTTACCGGTTCTATAGGAGAATCTGCTGGTAACACTTTCAAATTAGACTATTTCGATTATGGAGAGGTATATCTAGCACAAACCGGTCAACTTTATTTAGAAGCTGCGGCGATGTCTTTTGGAAAAGTGTACAACCTAGGCCCTACCTTTAGGTCCGAAAAATCAAAAACAAGAAGACATTTAATCGAATTTTGGATGAATGAAGCTGAAGTAGCTTTTTACCAACATGAAGACAATATTAAATTACAAGAAAGCTTAGTTTCTTTCATAATCCAAAGAGTATTAGAAAACACTTCGGATGATTTAAAAGAAATTGGTAGGGATACAAATAAACTACAAAAAATTCAACCACCTTTTGAAAGGATGACTTACACACAAGCGATTGGCTTTCTAAAGAAAAAAGGGTTTCAAATAGAATGGGGAGAAGATTTCGGTGCAGATGAAGAAAGTGCACTTGCTTCTCAATTCGAAAAACCTCTCTTTGTGGAAAAGTATCCCCGAAAAGTTAAGGCTTTTTATATGCAACCTGATGAAAATAATCCTGATGTTGTACTTTGTGATGACTTACTTGCCCCCGAAGGTTATGGTGAAATAATAGGGGCTTCCGAAAGAATATGGGAAGAATCCATCTTAATAGACAGATTGAAAGAATTCAATCTTCCTTTGGACCAATACCAATGGTACATAGATTTGCGAAAATTTGGTAGCGTTCCACACAGTGGTTTTGGTTTAGGCATTGAAAGAACCGTTGCTTGGATATGTGGATTAGAACACATTAGAGAAGCTATACCTTTTGCTAGAACGCTTTACAGAGTTTATCCATAA
- a CDS encoding SIR2 family NAD-dependent protein deacylase, which translates to MSETAKKCAELIYNSNSIAVLSGAGMSTNAGIPDFRGPNGIYTQANIENPERIFDIDYFYTDPSLFYKFHKKFLEYITKAEPTFTHKFLVQLEKEGKLKGIVTQNIDSLHQKSGSKKVYEIHGGCWENHCIKCNKEYPQEEILEKINNEIVPKCDNCGGVIKPDIVFFGEPVKYLTESELLMRNSDLVLVLGSSLVVIPAAMLPSLTEGKIIVVTKGEASEMYLPQEKIALIVNEELDTFFTEVAREYSKLKEQ; encoded by the coding sequence ATGTCTGAAACAGCAAAAAAATGTGCAGAATTAATTTATAACTCAAATTCCATTGCGGTCTTAAGTGGTGCAGGGATGTCTACTAACGCAGGTATCCCCGATTTTAGAGGTCCCAACGGTATTTATACACAAGCAAATATAGAAAATCCCGAAAGGATTTTCGATATAGATTACTTCTATACTGATCCTTCTCTGTTTTATAAGTTTCACAAAAAATTTTTAGAATACATAACTAAGGCAGAACCAACTTTTACTCATAAATTTTTAGTTCAGCTTGAAAAGGAAGGAAAATTGAAAGGGATAGTAACCCAAAACATCGACTCTTTACACCAAAAATCTGGTTCAAAAAAAGTTTATGAGATTCATGGAGGATGCTGGGAAAATCACTGCATAAAATGTAATAAGGAGTATCCTCAAGAAGAAATATTAGAGAAAATCAACAACGAAATAGTACCAAAATGTGATAACTGTGGAGGAGTAATAAAACCAGACATAGTATTTTTTGGAGAACCAGTAAAATACTTAACGGAATCCGAATTATTGATGAGAAATTCGGATCTTGTCTTAGTTTTAGGATCTTCTCTTGTAGTTATACCAGCGGCAATGTTGCCATCCTTAACTGAAGGAAAAATAATAGTAGTAACCAAAGGTGAAGCATCAGAAATGTACCTCCCTCAAGAAAAGATAGCTCTCATTGTTAATGAAGAATTGGATACCTTTTTTACAGAAGTTGCCAGAGAGTATTCAAAACTAAAGGAACAATAA